A single genomic interval of Polynucleobacter necessarius harbors:
- a CDS encoding UDP-N-acetylmuramoyl-tripeptide--D-alanyl-D-alanine ligase has translation MSVMTTLAQAQAMLPGSTLLNTSTEAAREVSISRVGSDSRQIERNELFVALVGERFDAHDFLVDVAKAGAGAALISEQNKCLADLPAICVSNTRVGLGNLAKAWRANHPIPLALVTGSNGKTTVKEMIASIFKAAVGEQHTLVTKGNLNNDIGLPLTLLKLRSSDRLAVVELGMNHPGETAQLAAIAQANITLINNAQREHQEFMATVAAVAEEHSDAIRALPSDGIAVFPADSQFGDVWRKAASGRKVIDFVLSSGQTQVSAAATGSVLSNGHVRIETEQGVIEVQLNTLGSHNVRNALAASAVGIAAGVSLEKIQQGLESFSPVNGRMQSKVMDAKHTLIDDSYNANPDSVRAAIDALKQSGNLSWVILGDMGEVGNQGPEFHREVGAYAAEQGVSKLFALGAQCQFALQGFNEAAKKDVTLSKAQHFVDIDSLIAHLRNALHAQSGGSNEHLNILVKGSRFMRMERVVQALLEETKTCS, from the coding sequence ATGTCTGTTATGACAACCCTTGCGCAAGCACAGGCTATGTTGCCTGGAAGCACATTGCTCAACACTTCTACAGAAGCCGCGCGGGAAGTATCTATTTCTCGGGTGGGAAGCGATAGTCGTCAGATTGAGCGCAATGAATTATTTGTGGCGTTGGTTGGCGAACGCTTTGATGCGCATGATTTCTTGGTTGATGTTGCTAAAGCTGGCGCAGGCGCTGCTCTTATTAGCGAACAAAATAAATGCCTGGCAGATTTGCCAGCCATTTGCGTGTCCAATACCCGCGTTGGCTTAGGAAATTTGGCAAAAGCATGGCGTGCTAATCACCCCATTCCTTTAGCGTTGGTTACAGGTAGCAATGGCAAGACCACGGTTAAGGAAATGATTGCTTCGATTTTTAAGGCCGCAGTTGGCGAGCAACATACCTTGGTAACTAAAGGCAACCTCAATAACGATATCGGATTGCCATTAACTTTGTTGAAATTGCGATCAAGCGATCGCCTTGCCGTTGTTGAGCTTGGTATGAATCACCCTGGTGAGACAGCCCAGTTAGCTGCAATAGCGCAAGCCAATATCACATTAATCAATAATGCTCAGCGCGAGCATCAAGAATTTATGGCTACCGTCGCAGCAGTGGCGGAAGAGCATTCTGATGCGATTCGGGCTTTGCCAAGCGATGGTATTGCTGTATTCCCGGCGGACTCCCAATTTGGGGATGTGTGGCGCAAGGCTGCTAGTGGACGCAAGGTCATCGATTTTGTATTGTCATCAGGGCAAACTCAAGTATCGGCCGCAGCGACAGGAAGTGTATTAAGTAATGGTCATGTGCGAATTGAAACTGAGCAGGGCGTCATTGAAGTTCAGTTGAATACTTTAGGTAGCCACAATGTTCGCAATGCTCTAGCGGCAAGCGCTGTAGGCATTGCTGCTGGTGTAAGTCTTGAAAAAATTCAGCAGGGTCTCGAATCTTTCTCGCCAGTTAATGGTCGCATGCAATCCAAAGTGATGGATGCAAAGCACACCTTAATTGATGATAGTTATAACGCTAACCCAGATTCAGTAAGAGCTGCGATTGATGCTTTAAAGCAATCAGGTAATTTATCTTGGGTGATTTTGGGTGATATGGGCGAAGTTGGTAATCAGGGGCCAGAATTTCATCGAGAAGTCGGCGCTTATGCGGCTGAGCAAGGTGTCTCAAAGTTATTTGCTTTGGGTGCGCAATGTCAATTTGCTCTTCAGGGCTTTAATGAGGCCGCAAAAAAAGATGTCACTCTCTCTAAGGCGCAACATTTTGTGGACATAGATAGTTTGATTGCGCACTTGAGAAATGCATTACATGCGCAGTCCGGTGGTAGTAATGAACATTTAAATATTTTGGTCAAGGGTTCACGATTTATGCGTATGGAGCGTGTAGTGCAGGCCTTGTTAGAGGAGACTAAAACATGCTCTTAA
- a CDS encoding peptidoglycan D,D-transpeptidase FtsI family protein: MRPVGFSTTPNLVLRLPMWRSRLMLFLLFFVFMMLLLRAFWIQGPGNAFYEAKGVRGTQRELELPASRGKILDRNGQVIATSLEAKSVIAYNDTVPDDLAADKVQKLASLLQISEAELRKKLKEERKQIFLKRQVDPAVAQQIKQLEIPGIGLNNEYRRFYPEGEAMAHVVGFTNVNDKGQEGMELSRENELAGHPGQRRVVVDRLGRVVEDVAILQLPQNGKDLNLSIDSKIQFLAYNAVKDAVAKHHAKAGGAVVLDTQTGEILALANYPGYNPNDRRFLTGEQLRNRVLTDTFEPGSTMKPLTIAIALEKGAVKPDTNMVIGAKYLVGPKPITDTHPYGNLTVAQIIQKSSNIGIAKIAMNNLSAEEMWDFYTAVGLGQTPKIGFPGAVAGTVHPYKKWMPTDQARIAFGYGISASLFQVARAYTVFARDGELVPLTIERSPEFKPGTKVLSPKTAIEIRNMMEAVTEPGGTAIKAQAEGFRVGGKTGTAHKLVGKGYGNKYRAYFAGLAPISAPRIVVAVMIDEPTGGSHYGGDVAAPVFSTIVSETLHTLNVLPDSKVKQMVLQDKSPAEIQAANAQAQHVVLKR; encoded by the coding sequence ATGAGGCCGGTCGGTTTTTCCACTACGCCAAATTTAGTGCTGCGTCTGCCCATGTGGCGGTCGCGCTTAATGCTATTTCTCTTATTCTTTGTTTTCATGATGCTATTGCTGCGCGCGTTTTGGATTCAGGGTCCAGGAAACGCGTTCTACGAAGCAAAGGGTGTGCGCGGTACGCAACGTGAATTGGAGTTGCCTGCTAGTCGTGGAAAAATTTTGGATCGCAATGGTCAAGTTATCGCAACTAGCTTAGAGGCGAAATCGGTTATCGCTTATAACGATACGGTGCCTGATGATTTGGCTGCTGACAAAGTACAAAAGCTAGCAAGCCTGCTGCAAATTAGTGAAGCAGAGTTGCGTAAAAAATTAAAAGAAGAACGTAAGCAAATCTTCTTAAAACGCCAAGTCGATCCAGCTGTTGCGCAGCAAATTAAACAGCTAGAAATTCCGGGTATTGGCCTGAACAATGAGTATCGCCGCTTCTACCCAGAGGGCGAGGCGATGGCCCATGTGGTTGGTTTCACTAATGTGAACGACAAAGGGCAGGAAGGTATGGAGCTTTCTCGTGAGAATGAGCTTGCCGGTCATCCTGGACAAAGACGTGTAGTGGTGGATCGTTTGGGTCGTGTTGTTGAGGATGTCGCGATCTTGCAGTTGCCACAAAATGGAAAAGACTTAAATCTGTCTATTGATAGCAAGATTCAGTTCTTAGCGTATAACGCGGTTAAGGACGCGGTTGCAAAACATCACGCTAAAGCGGGTGGCGCTGTCGTATTGGATACGCAAACCGGCGAAATCTTGGCTTTAGCCAATTACCCAGGCTACAACCCAAATGATCGACGATTTTTAACTGGCGAACAATTACGTAATCGCGTATTGACTGATACTTTTGAGCCTGGCTCAACCATGAAGCCTTTAACAATTGCGATTGCATTGGAAAAGGGCGCGGTTAAGCCAGATACCAATATGGTGATTGGCGCGAAATACTTAGTTGGACCAAAGCCAATTACGGATACGCATCCCTATGGAAATTTAACGGTTGCCCAAATTATTCAAAAGTCCAGCAATATTGGTATCGCCAAGATCGCAATGAATAATCTCTCTGCTGAAGAGATGTGGGATTTCTATACGGCAGTTGGCTTAGGCCAGACGCCGAAGATCGGATTTCCTGGCGCTGTAGCCGGAACCGTGCATCCTTATAAAAAGTGGATGCCTACCGATCAAGCGCGTATCGCATTTGGTTACGGTATTTCTGCATCGTTGTTTCAAGTAGCGCGTGCTTATACCGTTTTTGCCCGTGATGGCGAATTAGTGCCTTTGACGATTGAGCGTAGTCCAGAGTTCAAGCCAGGCACAAAAGTTCTCTCTCCAAAAACCGCGATTGAAATACGCAACATGATGGAGGCGGTTACTGAGCCTGGTGGCACCGCGATTAAAGCGCAGGCTGAAGGATTCCGCGTGGGTGGAAAGACTGGAACAGCGCATAAGTTGGTTGGCAAAGGGTATGGCAATAAATACCGCGCCTACTTTGCTGGGTTAGCCCCAATTAGTGCGCCACGGATTGTTGTTGCGGTAATGATTGATGAGCCTACTGGCGGAAGTCACTACGGTGGAGATGTGGCTGCGCCAGTGTTTTCAACCATTGTGAGTGAAACGCTGCATACCTTGAATGTATTACCTGATAGCAAAGTCAAGCAAATGGTATTGCAGGACAAGAGCCCGGCGGAGATTCAGGCTGCCAATGCGCAAGCGCAACATGTGGTTTTGAAAAGATGA
- the rsmH gene encoding 16S rRNA (cytosine(1402)-N(4))-methyltransferase RsmH, protein MNITHRPVLLAEAVTALVGGPLIQNQNAAKPILVIDGTFGRGGHTQALLNELNPSARMISFDKDLDAIAVAQKINDPRLKIVHDSFAQMDQYAEAESVDGILLDLGISSPQVDEAHRGFSFRRAGPLDMRMNTNYGLTAAEWLEQASPEEITHVIKTYGEERFAYQIAKAIVAKREEGLSPKTTTELASLVASVVRTRAAGQDPATRTFQALRIFINRELEDLELGLKAALKLLKPGARLAVISFHSLEDRIVKQFLQAHAKVEVPRGLPVRAKDLRQSALEIIARVKPSDAEVSENPRARSAIMRVAEKRMGSFA, encoded by the coding sequence ATGAACATAACTCATCGCCCAGTGTTACTGGCCGAGGCGGTGACGGCGCTAGTTGGCGGTCCGCTGATTCAAAATCAAAATGCAGCAAAGCCTATTTTGGTAATCGATGGAACCTTTGGTCGCGGCGGTCACACACAAGCGCTACTCAACGAGTTGAATCCATCCGCTCGCATGATCTCGTTCGACAAGGACTTAGATGCGATTGCGGTAGCGCAGAAAATCAACGATCCACGCTTGAAGATTGTGCACGACAGTTTTGCGCAGATGGATCAGTACGCAGAGGCGGAATCAGTCGATGGAATTTTGTTGGACTTGGGCATCAGCTCGCCTCAAGTGGACGAGGCGCATCGGGGATTTTCTTTTCGTCGCGCGGGTCCGCTCGACATGCGCATGAATACCAATTATGGTCTAACTGCTGCAGAGTGGTTGGAGCAAGCGTCGCCGGAGGAAATCACACACGTGATTAAGACTTACGGAGAGGAACGTTTTGCATATCAGATCGCGAAGGCTATTGTGGCCAAGCGCGAAGAGGGACTGTCTCCCAAAACCACAACAGAGTTAGCTAGTTTGGTGGCAAGCGTTGTGCGTACACGTGCAGCAGGTCAAGATCCCGCAACCAGAACTTTTCAAGCCTTGCGTATTTTTATTAATCGCGAGTTGGAAGATTTAGAGCTTGGCTTAAAAGCGGCTTTGAAATTATTAAAACCTGGCGCAAGACTTGCGGTGATTAGTTTTCATTCGCTTGAAGATCGTATTGTCAAACAGTTTTTACAGGCTCACGCAAAAGTAGAGGTGCCACGTGGTTTGCCTGTGCGTGCGAAAGATTTGCGGCAAAGCGCATTAGAAATTATTGCTCGCGTTAAACCAAGTGATGCTGAGGTCTCTGAGAATCCTCGGGCACGTTCAGCCATTATGCGTGTCGCCGAAAAACGCATGGGATCGTTTGCATGA
- a CDS encoding UDP-N-acetylmuramoyl-L-alanyl-D-glutamate--2,6-diaminopimelate ligase — translation MRVALKIDTNHLIDHLHTLANASAKVCGDSRQIQSGDIFFAYPVGHGNVLRDGRQFIEAALNNGAAAVVFDPAGMGNQFTEHPQCFAIENLAGKAGQLCSEWYGHPSKALNIIGVTGTNGKTSITQWLAQALDASNHPTAVLGTLGTGFPGALVQTGYTTPDAPKLQTQLAELRSVGAKQVAMEVSSHALHQERITGTEIACAVFTNLTQDHLDYHGNMADYAEAKAKLFQQAGLKHAVINLDDAFGRELAMNLLAKEGLKVWAYALSQSAFDGFEKFGDRLQRSYAKDAVLSGADYNAKFICNGADSVDLHIPLLGEFNLSNALAVWTVLLSQGMSGDLAAQKVSQLNPVVGRMELIRCGKSQKMDGLLAVVDYAHTPDALEKTLQALRPIAEQRGGKIWCVFGCGGDRDAGKRPLMGAVAERNADHILITSDNPRSEDPQVIMQMIRDGIKSDGKSIQVIADRAAAIMAAVRHASTRDIVLVAGKGHETTQEINGKKFDFSDQEHIRLAAVGGV, via the coding sequence ATGAGGGTGGCATTGAAAATAGACACCAATCATTTGATTGACCACCTACATACTTTGGCGAATGCTTCCGCTAAAGTATGTGGGGATAGTCGCCAGATTCAGTCTGGCGATATCTTTTTTGCATACCCAGTAGGTCATGGCAATGTGTTGCGTGACGGTCGCCAATTTATTGAAGCCGCTCTTAACAATGGGGCTGCTGCTGTGGTATTTGATCCGGCGGGTATGGGTAATCAATTTACTGAACATCCACAATGCTTTGCGATTGAAAATCTTGCAGGCAAAGCTGGTCAATTATGTTCGGAATGGTATGGGCATCCTAGTAAAGCATTAAATATCATTGGTGTGACAGGTACTAATGGAAAAACAAGCATCACGCAGTGGTTGGCTCAAGCTTTGGATGCTAGTAATCATCCCACTGCGGTGTTGGGTACTTTAGGCACTGGGTTCCCTGGGGCATTGGTTCAGACTGGCTATACCACGCCAGACGCCCCCAAGTTGCAAACTCAACTAGCAGAATTGCGAAGCGTTGGTGCAAAGCAAGTAGCCATGGAGGTATCTTCACACGCATTGCATCAAGAGCGAATTACTGGAACGGAAATTGCTTGTGCAGTGTTTACCAATTTGACACAAGATCATTTGGATTACCACGGTAATATGGCCGATTACGCCGAAGCTAAGGCTAAGTTGTTTCAACAGGCTGGCCTCAAGCATGCGGTGATTAATTTAGACGATGCTTTTGGCCGTGAATTAGCTATGAATCTCTTGGCTAAAGAAGGCTTAAAGGTTTGGGCGTACGCATTATCACAATCAGCGTTTGATGGCTTTGAAAAATTTGGTGATCGCCTGCAGCGTAGCTATGCAAAAGATGCTGTTCTGAGTGGCGCAGACTATAACGCAAAATTTATTTGCAATGGCGCAGACAGTGTTGATTTGCATATTCCATTATTAGGCGAATTTAATTTAAGTAATGCGCTTGCGGTATGGACGGTATTGCTTTCTCAAGGAATGAGTGGCGACCTAGCTGCCCAAAAGGTGAGTCAATTAAATCCAGTTGTCGGTCGCATGGAGTTGATTCGCTGCGGCAAATCGCAAAAAATGGATGGTTTGTTGGCGGTTGTGGATTATGCGCATACTCCAGATGCGTTAGAAAAGACACTGCAGGCATTGCGTCCAATTGCGGAGCAGCGTGGCGGGAAAATTTGGTGTGTATTTGGTTGTGGTGGTGATCGCGACGCGGGTAAGCGACCGCTTATGGGGGCTGTTGCTGAACGCAATGCCGATCACATCTTGATTACCAGTGACAATCCTCGCTCCGAAGATCCGCAGGTCATTATGCAAATGATTCGCGACGGCATTAAGAGCGATGGGAAAAGTATTCAAGTGATCGCTGATCGTGCGGCCGCAATTATGGCCGCCGTTCGCCATGCGAGCACGCGGGATATTGTTTTGGTTGCGGGCAAGGGGCATGAAACCACACAAGAAATCAATGGCAAGAAATTTGATTTCTCTGACCAAGAACATATTCGCTTGGCTGCTGTAGGCGGGGTCTAA
- the mraZ gene encoding division/cell wall cluster transcriptional repressor MraZ, whose amino-acid sequence MFQGASALNLDSKGRMSVPAKHRDALLVQGEGPITLTKHPDGCLLLFPRPEWETFMARVAKLPMDAHWWRRIFLGNAAEMDLDSAGRVLVSPELRAAAGLEKEVILLGMGSHLELWDAATYAAKEQTAIAQGMLEVLKQFNF is encoded by the coding sequence GTGTTTCAAGGTGCGTCAGCTCTCAATTTAGATTCAAAAGGCCGCATGTCTGTGCCGGCTAAGCATCGTGACGCCTTGTTGGTACAAGGTGAGGGCCCAATCACACTCACAAAACACCCCGATGGCTGCCTCCTTCTCTTCCCTAGGCCTGAATGGGAAACCTTTATGGCGAGAGTTGCAAAGCTTCCAATGGATGCCCATTGGTGGCGTCGCATCTTTTTGGGTAATGCTGCGGAAATGGATTTGGATAGTGCTGGTCGTGTACTGGTGAGTCCAGAATTACGCGCAGCGGCGGGACTTGAAAAAGAAGTGATTTTGCTTGGTATGGGAAGCCATTTGGAATTGTGGGATGCGGCAACATACGCCGCAAAAGAACAGACTGCAATTGCGCAGGGCATGCTTGAAGTACTCAAGCAATTTAATTTTTGA
- the ftsL gene encoding cell division protein FtsL: protein MNRATLTLLALLLICALSLVAAQQRARKLFILQERAQIEERKLNQEWLRLEYEQRNLSQSARIRDVARNQLHMSPISPERTLYLKATK from the coding sequence ATGAATCGTGCGACATTAACCTTGCTCGCTTTGCTATTGATCTGCGCTTTATCGCTGGTGGCAGCGCAGCAACGTGCGCGTAAGTTATTTATTTTGCAAGAGCGCGCGCAGATTGAAGAGCGCAAGTTGAATCAAGAATGGTTGCGTCTTGAGTATGAGCAACGCAATCTTTCGCAGTCCGCGCGCATTCGTGATGTTGCGCGCAATCAATTGCACATGTCTCCTATTAGCCCAGAGCGTACTTTGTACCTGAAGGCGACTAAATGA